Proteins encoded in a region of the Oncorhynchus gorbuscha isolate QuinsamMale2020 ecotype Even-year linkage group LG16, OgorEven_v1.0, whole genome shotgun sequence genome:
- the LOC124000303 gene encoding D(1)-like dopamine receptor, with protein sequence MDLNFSMVRDSENLPERNSSKRVLTGCFLFALILTTLLGNTLVCVAVTKFRHLRSKVTNFFVISLAISDLLVAILVMPWKAATEIVGFWPFGAFCNIWVAFDIMCSTASILNLCVISVDRYWAISSPFRYERKMTPKVAFIMISVAWTLSVLISFIPVQLNWHKASVLELNSTYGELPPDNCDSSLNRTYAISSSLISFYIPVAIMIVTYTRIYRIAQIQIRRISALERAAESAKNRHSSMGNSSNMETESSFKMSFKRETKVLKTLSVIMGVFVCCWLPFFILNCMVPFCEANSTSDFFCISPATFDVFVWFGWANSSINPIIYAFNADFRKAFSILLGCHRLCPGSNAIEIVSINNNGAQPPASQYQPKGHIPKERNNATYVIPHSILCQEEEPQKKNEVGIKTLEKLSPPLPENLDSDADVINPITQNGQHKTVRC encoded by the coding sequence atggatttGAACTTCTCCATGGTCCGTGATAGCGAGAATTTGCCAGAGAGAAACTCATCCAAGCGTGTTCTGACAGGCTGTTTTCTCTTTGCGCTCATCCTGACCACACTGCTAGGGAACACACTGGTATGTGTTGCCGTCACCAAGTTCCGCCACCTGCGTTCAAAGGTCACCAACTTCTTTGTGATCTCTTTGGCCATCTCAGACCTGCTGGTGGCCATCTTGGTGATGCCATGGAAGGCAGCGACGGAGATCGTGGGCTTCTGGCCCTTCGGAGCCTTCTGCAACATCTGGGTGGCATTCGACATCATGTGCTCCACAGCGTCCATTTTGAACTTATGTGTCATCAGCGTGGACAGATATTGGGCGATCTCAAGCCCGTTCCGCTATGAGAGGAAGATGACACCCAAGGTGGCATTTATTATGATCAGTGTGGCATGGACTCTGTCCGTGCTTATCTCATTCATCCCTGTGCAGTTGAACTGGCACAAGGCTTCAGTGTTGGAGCTCAACAGCACTTACGGGGAGCTGCCTCCGGACAATTGCGACTCCAGCCTTAACAGGACTTatgccatctcctcctccctcatcagcTTCTACATCCCTGTGGCAATCATGATCGTGACTTACACCCGGATTTACAGAATTGCCCAGATACAAATCAGGAGAATCTCAGCCCTGGAGAGGGCTGCGGAGAGTGCCAAGAACCGCCACAGCAGTATGGGGAACAGCTCCAACATGGAGACGGAGAGCTCCTTCAAGATGTCTTTCAAAAGAGAAACCAAAGTCCTAAAGACCCTCTCTGTCATAATGGGGGTGTTTGTATGCTGCTGGCTGCCCTTCTTTATCCTCAACTGCATGGTGCCCTTCTGTGAGGCCAACAGCACCTCTGATTTCTTCTGCATTAGCCCTGCTACATTTGACGTGTTCGTCTGGTTCGGCTGGGCCAACTCCTCAATCAACCCCATCATATATGCCTTCAACGCGGACTTCCGCAAAGCATTCTCCATCCTGCTGGGCTGCCACAGACTCTGCCCGGGCAGCAATGCCATAGAGATAGTGAGCATCAACAACAATGGAGCTCAGCCACCTGCGTCCCAGTATCAGCCTAAAGGGCACATTCCCAAGGAGAGAAACAATGCCACCTATGTGATTCCCCACAGCATCCTGTGTCAGGAGGAGGAGCCGCAGAAGAAGAATGAGGTTGGGATTAAGACCTTGGAGAAACTGTCCCCGCCTCTTCCTGAAAACTTGGACAGCGATGCAGATGTGATTAATCCTATAACTCAGAACGGCCAACACAAAACTGTGAGATGTTGA